In Magnolia sinica isolate HGM2019 chromosome 16, MsV1, whole genome shotgun sequence, the genomic window TCCTTATTATTTCTAAATCCTTCATGCTCACGTTGCAGTTCCAGATATAGGAATTTTCTTGATTGATCTGGAACTTGTGGCCTGCGTTGAAAAGAAATGCTCCaatcaaatttggactatttggcATTCCGAATCTCATTCTTGTAGCTGATCCTTTATAAAGATGTTCATAACCTTTAAAAGATTAGGCTTTGAATCGAAGTTTCTCTGATGAAGACAATTAGACCAAGTTCCGTAAACCTCAAGGGCTAGACCTTGATCGATCATGACTAGTCAACATCTCTGTTGATGGCCTACCTTGTCAACATTGAGATGTTGGACAGTTAAGATCAAACCACTTCCTGCATTTAACCATCCATAAGATGATGGTTTCAAGTGAGGTGGGATTTAACATCTAATATTGATTTATTATCAAAACAAGTTGGATCTAGTTTTTTCATTCTCTTAATTCCAATTAATGTATGGAACGAAGAACCTAACCGAACCGATGTGTCCATCTCCCTTGACTTAGGTCCAAACCAAAGCAATATTGGCTTGAATCTAAGTCATGGTATTCGAAACCTTCGTGAGTGTTGCTGGTTTTATGAACGTCTTCCATTTTAAAAGGCCTGTAAGAGACGGTCTTATCACGAATATCAACGCTAGATTTATTATTAGATCCCTTCCCTGGGTGAATCTTTTTATAACTAAGCACGTTTACCACAGCTACGTAGCATGACAAATACAAAACATTGTCACGTGACAGTTTTTTCTATTGGGGCATGTCATGACACGAAAAATGGTTGTAAACAGACCCAACGGCAACTTGAATCAAACCAAGGTGCAACCAGTCGATGGGCACCCGCACACAGTCAGATCTGGGTCAGGGTTTTCAAAAACGTGATCTGGTCTGTCAAGACCAATAATAGATCTACGTAGGTCCAGGACTGTAACTCAATCTTTTGGCAGCCCTGGTGGTGGCCCACGTAATGGTTGGATCTGTCTGATTTCATATGCATGGCTCTTTAAAGATTAAGTGACCCAATTGGATGGACAGGATCATATACGCACACATCAAAGTCGGCCCGACACACACTCTAGCCTAGGGATgcggattgcttgtgaaatccttTCCCAGGAATGAAAAGCCAGGTGAGGCctgccgtgatgtttgtgagaaatctacccgtacatccgttttcccatatcatttttaAGATATGGCTGCAAATATAAGTAAGATTGTAAACTCGAGTGGGCCTCACGACGGGAAAAAATTACGTAGGaaaatatctaccgttgaaacctcaatGGGTTTATAGTgaggtttatatgccatccataccgctCATGAGCTCATTCGTACTGGGATGaacttaaaataagaaaatattagcccgacacaaaacttctgtggccttacgaatgtttcaatggtagacatccaatcctcactatttcgtgtcgtgtggcctacttgatttttggatctgtgtcatttttgggcccaaatcctaacatgatctgataaaacgaatggatggggtggatttctcacaagcatcatgatgggcccctccGAACTTCTCTCTCCAAGTCCAAtaccgttaccgttacaaaaCGGCGTGGTAGCGGCCGTCTTTACGATTTGTAAACCTCCGAAAACTCCCGTTAGGGTTCTGCTGCTCCGCCTCCTTATATACATAGCTCTTGCACTCGCTCTCACTCTTCTTCCATCCCTCGTACGGCGAGTGCAAGGTAAAGAAAGTCTTACTCCCATTTTCCATCTTCGAATTTCTAGGGTTTCCGTTCATTGCATTTTCCCTCAATCTCATGTGTTAATTCCATTGCTGATGTTAGAAGATTTATCTTCACtgattaaagttttttttttttttttgaatttagcGTCAGAAAAGCGGTGCCCGGTCCGATTTCAATATACAAACATGTCTGCGTATGTTATTctatcttcatcttctctttaaGAATTCTTTCAAAGCATTCTCATATGTCTTTCTTTTGTATTATTTTGTTTAATTTGCTGCTGTCTCTGCTTTTTTTAAAGGTATTGATGGTTTGTTGTTTTCCAGCATTGGATTGGAATCTATgttgttttttttgtttgtttgtttgtatatgtgaattgaattgcaatcctTCATTTGAGGGTGTTTTTGGATGTTCGCTGAATCGTGAGTGGTTTGGATAATTAGGCATGATGGTGTTATACATTTTTGTTTGTGTGGAAATTGGGAACCAAGTCGGATTGGATAGTTTCGTGTTGGAGTTTTTTAGGCTTTAAGTGAATTTGAATTGCAATCCTTcagtttagggtgtgtttggacgtTCACTGAATCACGATTGGTTTGGATAATTAGGGATGACGGTGTTATAATTTCTGGTATGTGTGGAAATTGGGAACCATGTTAGATCAGATACTGTTTTACCATATTTTCTGCCACAAATCGATATCAGCAGCAATCATGGGATATTGATTTGTGGTGGAGAAATCAGGAAAATGGTATTCTACCTAACCAGCTTTACAATTTCTAGACTGCTTCAAGCTCACAGCTGACTGATCCTGTGGCCTGCCAAAGTGCTGAACCTTTCATGTTTTGACGAATGCCTGAAAGATTGGTAATCAAGAggaaattacaaaagctaatgaCATCGTCTTCAAGTTGACTCGAGGCTATGTTTGGTTCATGGCATGTGTCAGACACATTGGCAGAGGCATGCCATGTCAGCAccacttatttattattattattattattattattattattatttgcatttTCCACTCCCAATTGATCACAACTTGAATATTATCTCCTTACAATAAAGAGGGAGAAGCGAGAAAAATGCCAAACATGGTGCTGATGTGGCATCTCTATTACTACATGTCAGAACTGTAGCTTATGAACCCAGAGCTTAGTGGATCAACCAAGTGGGTCAGGAAAACTATTGTCATTTTGTGATAAGTGTAATGAGACAATAATTGTAATGCAAAAAATACCAAAATATAACAGTTGTTCACATTCAACAGAAAATTAGCCAAGTGTTGGGAAATAAGACAGAAAATACACAGAGTGATTCACCATTGTGAGGCCTATACTATcaaagatttggatcactgaaccacaaTCCCACTTGTGCAAATTGAAAGCTTGAACTGTCAGGCATTTTCCCCAGTTGTCCATTGGCATGCCAATGAACAAACGGTTAGGAACTTGGGATATTTTGATCCACATTAGAACCCATTAGATCAAATGGGAGAAAATTACATTCTTCTTCATAGATAGAGAGATTGATAGAGGAAGTTCTTTGTATATGCAGGGCAATGTTCTCATGGAGTCGACTCCACCAGAGACTCTGTTGGAGTTGAGCTCTGTGGTGTCTgcatgatgtgtgcatgacatccattcTATCCATCAGGTGCACCCTCCATGttgggccatgagcccaaaaatcggGCTGATCAATGACCCAGTTGTGCGACACCATGGGGAGCAATTGACAAGGGGAACCCACTATTAACTGTGGACCCACTGTACTCTGAATTGCAAACCAATGAAGAGGCACCAAAAAATTTAGCCATTCCAACACTCAGGGGGTCCAAACCAACCAGTGGTGGGCATCCCCTCCCAATTCACTTCACTACACTCCCATATGAAAAATGGAAGAGGGAGATTTACCTATTGACTTTTCAGCCCCTTATATACAAACTGTTAGATGGGTGCTTCATTTATCAGGATTACCAAACCCCCTACTCCAATTCATGCATTTCAAGGTTGACCTAAAAATGACCTTTGCTGCCAATTTGGGATTTTCCATCATAAAGAATGGATGTGGCCAGCCCCATTTTGGTCATTTTGACTTTATCGAGTTAAATTATTACAACTCCATGCAAGATTCTAAGTTAGTTTTAAGCAATACTGCCTATGATCTTTGTGTTCATGTTTTGACTCATAAGAGCCATTGGAACTGGAGTGAAGAGGAGAACATCATGTATAGGGAGACATTTAAGCTAACATAAAGTCTAAGCACCCATTATTGCATGTCACATGGACCATTTTAATCTAACCAGTTTATGCAACTACTGATATTCTTCGTATCAACTGCCTGATATTCATTCTCTGGTTCTATCTTACCACTTTTGCTTCTTCGGGTGGCCATTATTGGATGAAAGAGTTACAAAAATTGAtcgaaaatagaaagaaattacAGCTGCAGCAGGGTTATTTTAAGCCAGCCTGAAGTGTGTCCAGGTCTGCTCAATGAGCTAAGGACCTGAGTCCAAGCTTTAGCCCAATCTGCAAGCTAAGGAGCAACAGGCTGGCTGACTAGGAGAATACTCAGCCCAGTGGTGTCAAATGAGTCGGCCAGGCCAACAAGCTGGACCTTCAGgcatactcaagttcaagcctgaccaataaaaattttctgaaaatGCAGCTGGAGAAAGACTGATGGATCTCTTGGCCCAGCCCGATCTCATCTCAGAGTAGGTTGGACATGGGTTGATCCTGGGCTACAGCCATCCCAATTGGTCACAACCTAGAAAAGTTGCTCCTTGGAAACTATCTGCTCCACATTGGTCTTACATATTCAGAGCACATCCAAGGTGATCAGGCAAGCTGCACTCATGCGTTAAATGTAGGCTATTGGCAACATTTTTGGACTGGCCGCTGTTTTCATAGATATGCCTCACTCAGTAGCTGACTGGCTGATTTTAAGCAGGGTCATCCGTGAGGTGGCAACCACCTGATCCAACAGCTTGGATGACATGCACACCTGCCAGGTTGGCATGTCCGACATGTGGTCTGTGCTAGCAAAGATCATAGAAGATAACCTTACTCTGGGTCTGGAATTTTGAAACTCATCTGTTTTAGGGAATTTATGATGAAACCCCAACAAACAAAAgagaaattatcttattcaattggATTGGATATTGGCCTACTGAAGCTCTTGAAAGTAGAGTCTATGGTGTAGTGGGTGCTATGGTCTTTTATAGATTGCAACTGCTAAAACATGTAGAAGTTTTCAATACCCGGCTTCTTAGTGCTTATTGTTCTGTATAGCTCAAGCAGCATCTGCTTTTTTCCATCGTACTTTGTGTGGCCTAGTTAAATTCTCGATTAAAGTTGTTTCATTGCATTTATCTATAGTACCCTTCTCCCTTGGCAGTGATGAGGGTACCAGTGTTCCTGCGGAGACATCCGCCCCAGCTCTTGGTGAGCCCATGGACATCATGACCGCTCTCCAGCTCGTGCTGAAGAAATCACTGGCCCATGATGGTCTTGCTCGTGGTCTTCATGAAGGTGCCAAAGTAATCGATAAGCATGCTGCTCAGCTCTGCGTGCTGGCCGAGGACTGCAACCAGCCAGATTATGTGAAACTGGTCAGGGCTCTCTGTGCCGACCACAACGTGAGCTTGATATCGGTCCCGAGTGCTAAAACCCTCGGCGAGTGGGCTGGGGTAAGTAAAACATTACAACTTATGTAAATATCCTTGGGTGTTTGGCAGTTGCTTGGCAGATTTAAGCAGCTGGCAATTGGTCAGAAATCAGAATCATCGCATTGCTACTATTTTTTTATATTGTTATTTCTCATAGAAAGGAAAAGAACACAATGCTTCTGAATTTTTTCATTGATGCTGGTTTTGATCACTGATGTTCATGACTTTTTACCTTGCAGCTCTGCAAGATTGACTCAGAGGGGAAGGCAAGGAAGGTTGTTGGTTGTTCCTGTGTTGTGGTGAAGGTAAAGGCGTGACCCTCCCCGGTCCCCACAGAAACATGATGGGACCCTCCATGTGTTGTGAGACACCCAGTTCAGTAGCCAATGGAGGGTTCCAAAAACTGAGAACTATAGTTCTCGCCGATTAATAAACTAGTCTTATAAGCCTAAAATATCTATCTTGCTTTTCTTGTAGGATTATGGAGAAGAATCAGAGGGTCTTCATATTGTTCAGGAGTACGTGAAGTCCCACTGAGTTAGCATCAGTGTAGCTAAATTTGGTAAGCTTTCCGGATTCATGCATGTGTTTTGTGACCGATTTGAATGTGTGGATGATAGGAAAAGTATGGCAGTTACTAGTTACTTGAAATTTTGCTAGTAGGTGTATGGGTTTGCATTTTCTTGTCCTTTTCTGAGACAGCCTCTATTTTATCTGGTCGTCAGTGAAAAGATGTTTGGGTTTGTTGGGAAACCAACCGGATATGCTTCTTGATTGTCACATTTTAATACTTATTCAATTGAGGTCTGTTTTGGTAAATCTTTCTATGAGTAGCTTTCTTGCTTTCCCAGCAAACGAAGAGAATTGAATATGAATCCCAATTGGAGGAATAGCATGGTTTGCTTCTTGTAACTGTCCAAGATATGTAGGGGTTGGAAATGATCATTGGGGAAGATGATTGTGCCACATGCGTATCTGTCAAATTGTGTTCTGTCTATCACACCACTGTACATTGCATAATGCTCCAATgatttgggccatccatcatactCTGTTAGAGTGTGATATAATCAAGCAACTCCCCTTTTTTACTGCTCTTTCATGTCTTTGAACCATTTCctctccatgtgcattgcatgtgccgtatCTTTAGTTAATTTGATTTAGATAAGTCATTGAGATGTATTCTTCCAGAGAGAGTTGGAGAATGATCCTTGAAAATGCACTTGTTTTCCATGCTGAGTAGTTAGTAATTCATGATTGCATGGGATTTTGTCTGATTGGGGGAGGTAAGTACTCCTTTGGAGTCTACTCTCGCATCTAAGTTGGAGTCATTATATTAGGGGAGGTCACATGGTGCAAGAATTAATGCAAATTTCAAATTCTGTGTTTTCCTATCATTCTTACTATAGGGGTGTTAGCAGATTGGGTTTGAGTCAGGTATGCAGGCACATGTACCCATACTCACCAATGGGTGTTGCACCCATACCCCTGCTCATGCCAAGCCTGAAATGGGTTCCATACCCATGGCTATTAGAGGGTTAGGTACCCATTAGGTAATCAGTACCTATTcatgatttgatttttaaaaaataaaccatTAATTAAAGAGATTAGATAtccttcaaaataaataaataaataattgaagaGATTAGATATCcttcaaaataaataattaaataattgaaGAGATTAGATTcatagtaagaaaaaaaaagttttgctAATATCTCCACCTTCATGGGTGCTTTTAAATGGCACATTGGATGGCCTATCATCGATTTGAACCATTCGTTCATTCATACAaataggagcaagccatggtgcaaaaatcatgccaattggatgatcctaaataACTCATCAATAACATAAAAAATAGACACTCAAGattgagtggagaaacaaaataggttgAATCGTCATCCTGAAACATCTGCTCAATAGATACTCACTTTGTGTTGCTCGTGATTCCAAAGTAGTACTTTGCTTTGATGATTCTAGCCATGTGATTTATTCCTCGTAAATAACAGACGGTTGTAACAAGTTGGCCCCATCATCGAATCGGCGTGATTCTTGCACCTTGGCTTGCTCGCATGATACACTATTGAATGAATCTTCCTGATTGATGATTGGGCATTCCACTTGTCATTCAAAAGTTTTGGGGCTGTTGCTAATGCCCTCAGGAAGGTGGGGCAGGGACGTTGGCAAACCTATAAAAAATTGTGGTCATGTTCATGACGTTTGTGGTCGGTCAATCACATTATTAGAAACAAAAATCCATTAAAGTGACAGAAAATTAatcaaactaaaaagaaaaacatCACATCATTAATTGAAATTAGAAAACCAAATGAACATGATAAAGCCAACAAAAAATAGAAACAAGGAAGTCAAGTTAGTTGGAATTTCCAGCAAGAAAtcttccatgtaaaaaaaaaaagaagaagtaaaaaatgagttcacaatccATCTAAAGGGCTAATTTGCTAGTTATCACTTCTTCATCTCCATCTTTTAATGGCAAAAGCAGTTGGTTACCTGAATAGGAGCGTGATTGGGCTGCAACCCAGGACCAGCGATGTGAGTGTGACCCTGACCATAgtgcccacctcgatgcatgcattttatatccagtccatccatctgttttgccagcttattttatggcttggCAGATAAAAATTTCCGGTGGACCCTGCCATAGGAAACGGTGcttattgacaattaaaaaccttttgtgggccaaaaaagttatggatcaagctgaaatttgttttcccccaCTTTTATCCAGATCTATTTGAccctggaagtttttaatggtgggctgggcgttcaatgaccaccatctcccgtggtgtggtccacctgaaatcttTATCTTTAATTTTGGGACtacgtcctaaaataagctggcaaaacagatggacagcatggatattcAATGCATGCATCCAGGTGGGGCCTATGTTCAGGGTGGCACTCACATCGCTGGTTCCCTGGTTGCAGCGGCAGTCCCTGAATAGTTTGATCATTCGATTTATTTTACATCTGATCTTATCCATCTATCAAGGCCACTAGAGTTTCTAATGCTGATTGATCACTCTCCATTAAGTGCTGACTAAGAAGCTTCCATTAACAATGGAATCACTAAATATCACAAGCTGGTTTGGGTAGGATTGGATACTTAGCCAATTAACATTCCCACAAAAATCCCCAGTATGTCAAATTAGCATCGGTAAGGGAAGGAGCTTTTTCCAAATACAAATCTAGTTCCACTTTTACGGGAAGATTGGTTATACTTGTAACTCAAATCATTCAAAATTAGCCATTGCACCTTTAACATGCACATGATACTTAAGCTAAATCACTATCAATTTCTTCATCCAGCCTGACCTGTTAGGCAACAGATTCCTTTctatgttttctcttcttctttttttgtgtatgtgtggtccacttgatcaacagATAGATTTGAAAAATTCTTGCACAGATTTTTTCAAATTTAAGGTGGGACTGGGTTGGGTCTGGACCCAACCAATGTTTCTGGGATTTGGCTTGTACTTCTGTTCTAGGCGTATGACAAGCTTGGACAGAGCTCGGGCCTTGGTTCGTAAGGGCTGTGCCCATGCCTAGCTTGGTCTGACCCAAACACAGCCCATTGCGACCCCTATTTCATATTCATTGAACCACCAGTGCTTTGAGTGGGCCAATGACTTGACTGAGCTTTGCCAGCTTATCAGCTCAGTTAGTGTGAAATTCCATGCTTGGACTGGACTATTGG contains:
- the LOC131229016 gene encoding small ribosomal subunit protein eS12-like, with the protein product MLEDLSSLIKVFFFFLNLASEKRCPVRFQYTNMSADEGTSVPAETSAPALGEPMDIMTALQLVLKKSLAHDGLARGLHEGAKVIDKHAAQLCVLAEDCNQPDYVKLVRALCADHNVSLISVPSAKTLGEWAGLCKIDSEGKARKVVGCSCVVVKDYGEESEGLHIVQEYVKSH